Proteins encoded in a region of the Cardiocondyla obscurior isolate alpha-2009 linkage group LG18, Cobs3.1, whole genome shotgun sequence genome:
- the LOC139109611 gene encoding carbonic anhydrase 2 — translation MIMVLSVICLGLLLSLSLCRGQDFSYEGSQGPSHWGKEYHTCVGKHQSPINIEEHNVKNVSLPPLRLIGIDNPCRSYMTNNGHTVMLKTNESKAAMLTGGPLKDRVYVFEQLHFHWGENDYEGSEDLINNHSFPMEMHAVFYKEDYKSMNEALKHDDGLAILAYLYEISPQPNSIYESIIKVLPDIEVVGKGKALEQSLLLGDILVPDIASMQDYFTYNGSLTTPPCLEVATWIDFKDHQQLSHDQLAAFRDLRNPEGNKLTHNFRPVQPLEDRVVYQNIPIEFSPSNNASYDHHFVGHSDNGTARPSVKMPILFVALGALLAIFLFAM, via the exons GTCAAGACTTTAGTTACGAGGGAAGTCAAG GTCCGTCACACTGGGGTAAGGAGTATCACACGTGTGTAGGCAAGCACCAGTCGCCTATTAACATAGAGGAGCATAATGTCAAGAATGTCAGTCTGCCACCGCTACGATTAATCGGCATTGACAATCCGTGTCGGTCATACATGACGAACAACGGCCACACAG TTATGTTGAAGACCAACGAGTCCAAGGCAGCTATGTTAACCGGAGGACCCTTAAAAGACCGCGTCTACGTGTTTGAACAATTGCATTTCCATTGGGGCGAGAATGATTACGAAGGATCGgaggatttaattaataatcattcaTTCCCAATGGAAATGCACGCCGTGTTTTATAAAGAGGATTACAAGTCAATGAACGAGGCTCTTAAGCATGACGACGGCCTGGCTATTTTAGCGTATTTATATGAG ataAGCCCCCAACCGAATTCTATATACGAATCCATTATAAAAGTGCTACCTGACATAGAAGTGGTCGGCAAAGGTAAGGCACTGGAACAATCTTTGCTACTGGGAGACATACTCGTGCCGGATATTGCAAGCATGCAGGATTATTTCACATATAACGGCTCGCTGACCACTCCACCGTGCCTCGAAGTTGCCACATGGATTGACTTTAAAGATCATCAACAACTGTCACACGATCAG CTGGCTGCGTTTCGTGATTTACGAAATCCCGAGGGCAACAAGTTAACTCACAATTTTCGGCCGGTGCAACCTCTAGAAGATCGAGTGGTTTATCAGAACATTCCGATCGAGTTTAGTCCGTCGAATAACGCTTCTTATGACCATCATTTCGTAGGGCACTCGGACAACGGCACAGCGCGACCGAGTGTCAAAATGCCGATTCTGTTCGTAGCACTGGGAGCACTTTTGGCAATCTTTCTATTTGCCATGTAA
- the LOC139109618 gene encoding coiled-coil domain-containing protein 12 isoform X2, with protein MTEEKIGLLEEEALKRKERLQALKRKNEEGSEETNDVAESLPRPKFRSYKPQDESLKNNVIENAKPGDVETVVQDQLDAAKSKVVIEELDISNLAPRKPDWDLKRDMAKKLEILERKTQKAIAEIVRTRLKQGQQDLAAYRL; from the exons ATGACGGAGGAGAAAATTGGCTTGTTAGAAGAAGAGGctctaaaaagaaaagaacggcTACAAGCGCTGAAACGAAAGAATGAAGAAGGCAGCGAGGAGACAAATGACGTGGCCGAAAGTTTGCCGAG ACCGAAGTTTCGAAGTTACAAGCCACAGGACGAGAGTTTAAAGAATAACGTAATCGAGAATGCGAAACCCGGGGACGTAGAAACTGTGGTCCAGGATCAACTGGACGCTGCGAAAAGTAAAGTGGTTATCGAGGAACTG gATATTAGTAATTTAGCACCGAGAAAGCCTGACTGGGATTTAAAGCGAGACATGgctaaaaaattagaaatattagagAGGAAAACGCAGAAAGCAATAGCAGAAATAGTAAGAACACGTCTCAAACAAGGACAACAAGATCTAGCGGCTTAT cgATTATGA
- the LOC139109618 gene encoding coiled-coil domain-containing protein 12 isoform X1, with translation MTEEKIGLLEEEALKRKERLQALKRKNEEGSEETNDVAESLPRPKFRSYKPQDESLKNNVIENAKPGDVETVVQDQLDAAKSKVVIEELDISNLAPRKPDWDLKRDMAKKLEILERKTQKAIAEIVRTRLKQGQQDLAAYVNNHNE, from the exons ATGACGGAGGAGAAAATTGGCTTGTTAGAAGAAGAGGctctaaaaagaaaagaacggcTACAAGCGCTGAAACGAAAGAATGAAGAAGGCAGCGAGGAGACAAATGACGTGGCCGAAAGTTTGCCGAG ACCGAAGTTTCGAAGTTACAAGCCACAGGACGAGAGTTTAAAGAATAACGTAATCGAGAATGCGAAACCCGGGGACGTAGAAACTGTGGTCCAGGATCAACTGGACGCTGCGAAAAGTAAAGTGGTTATCGAGGAACTG gATATTAGTAATTTAGCACCGAGAAAGCCTGACTGGGATTTAAAGCGAGACATGgctaaaaaattagaaatattagagAGGAAAACGCAGAAAGCAATAGCAGAAATAGTAAGAACACGTCTCAAACAAGGACAACAAGATCTAGCGGCTTATGTAAATAATCATAACGAATAA